In one window of Temnothorax longispinosus isolate EJ_2023e chromosome 9, Tlon_JGU_v1, whole genome shotgun sequence DNA:
- the Dim1 gene encoding thioredoxin-like protein 4A: MSYMLSHLENGYQVDQAILSEEDRVVVIRFGHDWDPMCMKMDEVLYNIAEKVKNFAVIYLVDITKVPDFNKMYELYDPCTVMFFFRNKHIMIDLGTGNNNKINWTLEDKQEMIDIIETVYRGARKGRGLVVSPKDYSTKYRY, encoded by the exons ATGTCTTACATGCTATCGCATTTGGAAAACGGCTATCAAGTCGATCAAGCCATTCTATCTGAGGAAGACAGAGTCGTG GTGATTCGCTTTGGGCACGATTGGGATCCGATGTGTATGAAGATGGACGAAGTTCTCTATAATATCGCAGAAAAAGTCAAGAATTTTGCCGTTATTTATTTGGTGGATATCACAAAAGTGCCagatttcaataaaat GTATGAGCTGTACGACCCGTGTACAGTAATGTTCTTCTTTAGGAACAAGCACATCATGATAGATTTGGGTACGGgaaacaataacaaaattaattggacATTGGAAGACAAACAGGAAATGATCGACATCATTGAGACGGTTTATAGAGGTGCAAGAAAAGGTCGAGGTTTAGTTGTTTCTCCTAAAGATTACTCTActaaatatcgatattaa
- the LOC139818667 gene encoding uncharacterized protein: MRNIDVKAVIRDFARTIAKARELSETPEVKIEQHDTFFKAKDGRLKLRKFKDGAAELILYKRPDVFGPKLSTYDKVELNADIVESITNILSQAMGVLGIVKKTRLLYIVGQTRIHIDNVDRLGDFIELEVVLKEDQDVEEARDIAENLMQKLFIKEDDLVANAYVDILNSK; the protein is encoded by the exons ATGAGGAACATTGATGTCAAAGCTGTGATTCGGGATTTTGCGCGTACCATTGCAAAAGCCAGAGAGCTGAGCGAAACCCCTGAGGTTAAAATCGAGCAGCATGATACATTTTTCAAGGCAAAGGATGGAAGATTAAAGTTACGAAAGTTTAAG GATGGTGCGGCAgagttaattttgtataagcGACCCGATGTTTTTGGACCAAAATTATCTACTTACGACAAAGTAGAGCTAAATGCAGATATCGTAGAATCGATCACAAATATTTTGTCCCAAGCCATGGGTGTGCTAGGAATTGTTAAGAAGACAAGACTCTTGTATATTGTGGGGCAAACTCGAATCCACATTGACAACGTCGACCGTTTGGGTGATTTTATAGAGTTAGAG GTAGTGCTGAAAGAAGATCAGGACGTAGAAGAGGCACGGGACATCGCTGAAAACCTCATGCAGAAACTGTTCATAAAAGAAGACGATTTAGTCGCAAACGCATATGTAGATATTCTTAATTCCAAATAA